From a region of the Myroides sp. JBRI-B21084 genome:
- a CDS encoding acetyl-CoA carboxylase biotin carboxyl carrier protein subunit — MNNTLKVSVNKEYNFDITEEQLLAADAVSLNKETFHVLHNNTSYHAKVVHTDFINKTYTIVVNNNEYVVNIANHLDQLIKEMGFEVGKTKLVNAIKAPMPGLILEINVTVGQEVNEGDNLLILEAMKMENSFDSPRAGIIKSIAVTKGQAVEKGQLLIEFE; from the coding sequence ATGAACAACACACTTAAAGTTTCTGTAAACAAAGAATACAACTTTGATATTACAGAAGAGCAACTGCTTGCAGCCGATGCAGTGAGTTTAAATAAAGAAACCTTTCATGTGTTGCACAACAATACTTCATACCACGCAAAGGTTGTGCATACCGATTTTATTAACAAAACTTACACAATTGTTGTAAACAACAACGAATATGTGGTAAACATTGCCAACCATTTAGACCAACTTATTAAAGAAATGGGCTTTGAAGTAGGTAAAACCAAATTGGTTAATGCCATTAAAGCTCCAATGCCAGGCTTAATTTTAGAAATTAACGTTACTGTTGGCCAAGAAGTGAACGAAGGTGATAACTTATTGATTTTAGAAGCCATGAAAATGGAAAATAGTTTTGATTCGCCACGTGCTGGAATCATTAAATCTATTGCGGTTACTAAAGGTCAGGCAGTTGAAAAAGGTCAGTTATTAATTGAATTTGAATAA